One part of the Mya arenaria isolate MELC-2E11 chromosome 3, ASM2691426v1 genome encodes these proteins:
- the LOC128228283 gene encoding fucose-1-phosphate guanylyltransferase-like: MSSPTNKNSQIYESYGTIRGKKRDEFGCEFWDLIVLTAMDEAQKEVYDRQLEYKTGRGELPLDVPIHVVADPPGPKIGNGGSTLVSLQFLLEKYGEDLYNKRVLLIHAGGQSQRMPSASVLGKVFAPVPKGEKSMCDMLDMKLAMFCPLIPKMGPGVFVTCADDFLVYSLGDNHEDIQFAPEGFTALAHPSSLDVGTGHGVYVIKDIEKVDPNIPLQNCSCYQVLQKPSIETMYAKGAVLDKEQSKLAGNLVVDGKAAYTDSSFFFAHDVTKKLLQFLEAIGPVKCEIDAYGDFLQALGEGATRDYIDNTGNISTLTQDLKATREKVFDLLRGTPLTLLVMNLSKFVHIGTTQEYINYFCFDAEFQSEMGLGKDVFNLWTENMKVLPLSGGDLGSPTRKKMRLSDTSLGCVMHSSLPLSSYIPETAVVEFCHFGIPVRVGQNCILSNLTYTIKTENDCEDVNAVNAGNQECLEFPPNIFIHTIPVQVDNETQFATVFFHIKDNLKKMEPANDISRLHFHGKTVQEYVKVVNLTGEKVQPKPSDAKSKTNLWFACLFPVTQSPSQSLQLALTCIRALKTDDPKLVSLETTTVVSMAAILKSKDLNAMLKQRNNLYNLIKQ; the protein is encoded by the exons ATGTCATCCCCGACAAACAAGAACTCACAAATCTATGAGTCATATGGAACAATTAGAG gAAAAAAAAGGGATGAGTTTGGTTGTGAGTTCTGGGACTTGATTGTGTTGACTGCCATGGATGAAGCACAAAAGGAGGTCTATGACAGACAACTGGAATACAAGACCGGGCGAGGAGAGCTGCCATTGGACGTGCCCATCCATGTAGTAGCTGATCCACCAGGACCGAAAATAG gaaatgGTGGATCAACTCTTGTGAGTCTACAGTTCCTGTTGGAGAAGTATGGTGAAGATCTGTACAACAAGAGGGTCCTTCTCATCCATGCTGGGGGCCAAAGCCAGAGAATGCCAAGTGCTAGCGTTCTAGGCAAGGTCTTTGCTCCAGTACCAAAGGGCGAGAAATCCATGTGTGATATGCTGGATATGAAACTAGCAATGTTCTGCCCTCTGATTCCTAAAATGGGACCAGGAGTGTTTGTTACATGCGCTGATGATTTTCTTGTGTACAGTCTGGGTGATAATCATGAGGACATACAGTTTGCCCCTGAAGGCTTCACAGCACTTGCTCACCCTTCTTCTCTAGACGTAGGCACTGGACATGGAGTGTATGTCATCAAAGATATTGAGAAAGTTGACCCTAATATTCCACTACAGAATTGCTCATGCTACCAAGTTCTTCAAAAACCATCCATAGAAACAATGTATGCAAAAGGAGCTGTTTTGGATAAAGAGCAAAGCAAGCTTGCAGGGAACTTGGTTGTTGATGGCAAGGCAGCATACACTGATAGCTCTTTTTTCTTTGCTCATGATGTTACAAAGAAACTACTTCAATTTTTGGAAGCCATTGGTCCGgtaaaatgtgaaattgatgCTTATGGTGATTTTCTGCAAGCGCTTGGCGAAGGAGCAACAAGAGACTACATAGACAACACTGGAAACATCAGCACACTTACGCAAGATTTGAAGGCTACAAGGGAGAAAGTGTTTGACCTTCTAAGGGGTACTCCTCTCACATTGTTGGTGATGAACTTATCAAAATTTGTCCACATTGGTACAACACAGGAGTACATCAACTACTTCTGCTTCGATGCAGAGTTCCAGTCTGAAATGGGCCTTGGGAAAGATGTTTTTAACTTGTGGACAGAAAACATGAAGGTTCTTCCACTCAGTGGAGGTGATTTAGGCAGCCCAACAAGGAAAAAGATGCGTTTGTCAGACACATCACTGGGGTGTGTGATGCACAGTTCTCTTCCCCTAAGCTCGTACATTCCAGAGACTGCAGTTGTTGAGTTTTGCCATTTTGGCATTCCAGTAAGAGTTGGTCAAAACTGTATACTTAGCAATCTTACCTACACCATAAAAACTGAAAACGATTGTGAAGATGTAAATGCAGTTAATGCGGGCAACCAAGAATGCCTAGAATTTCCACCAAACATATTTATCCACACTATACCAGTACAGGTTGACAATGAAACTCAGTTTGCAACAGTGTTCTTCCACATTAAAGACAACCTGAAAAAGATGGAGCCTGCAAATGACATATCTAGACTTCATTTTCATGGGAAAACTGTTCAAGAGTATGTGAAGGTTGTTAATCTTACTGGAGAAAAAGTACAACCCAAACCTTCAGATGCAAAGAGCAAGACAAATCTGTGGTTTGCTTGTTTGTTCCCTGTAACTCAGTCACCGAGCCAGTCACTTCAGCTTGCATTGACATGTATCAGGGCCCTGAAAACTGATGACCCGAAACTTGTGTCCTTAGAAACTACGACAGTTGTGTCTATGGCTGCTATCTTGAAATCTAAAGATTTGAATGCTATGTTGAAGCAGCGTAATAACCTGTAcaatttaatcaaacaataa
- the LOC128227412 gene encoding beta-1,4-mannosyltransferase egh-like: MEGLSHILHVLTVGLLLIIILIFCVLTGGFGPDRLEGFDPFLEYGEKVTILLYILRFLTFVPIPQAMFNFCGLVMFNTHPAKPKLKTSTLFGPFICIRVVTRGTFPELVKKNVERNIEVCSRIGLDNYILEVVTDNTVNLPKSPRLREVVVPTKYQTKNHTLYKARALNYCLEPGVDMLTDNDWIVHLDEETLLTESSVIGIVNFINDGTYKFGQGVITYANEEIVSWITTLADLVRVGMDYGMIRFCLKYLHKPVFSWKGSFIVSNAAAEKQITYDFGVEGSIAEDCFFALTAWKEGHQFGFVEGEMWEKSTFSAKDYIYQRKRWVQGIYNVFFSSQISYRYKYGITLMLLSWVSMPFTVPNIVLVPLFPLPMWRSVNILCGFMGATMLFLFIFGAIKSFSPRRMGWPKYVFLCFLPIVIVPVSMVLETTGVVWALCTAKMTSFHIVNKQTTLPKQMTDLESTAGTVQHV, encoded by the coding sequence ATGGAGGGACTCTCTCACATTCTACATGTTCTTACAGTTGGACTTCTTCTCATTATTATCCTCATTTTCTGTGTGCTAACAGGAGGGTTTGGTCCTGATCGCCTTGAGGGATTTGACCCTTTCCTGGAGTATGGGGAAAAGGTGACCATACTGCTATACATTCTTAGGTTTCTAACATTTGTTCCCATCCCTCAAGCCATGTTCAACTTTTGTGGACTTGTTATGTTTAACACCCATCCAGCAAAACCAAAGCTTAAGACATCAACATTGTTTGGACCATTCATATGCATCCGTGTAGTGACACGAGGGACATTCCCTGAACTagtaaagaaaaatgttgagcGGAATATTGAAGTATGCTCCAGAATAGGACTTGATAATTACATTCTAGAAGTTGTTACGGACAATACTGTGAACTTACCTAAGTCACCACGACTTCGTGAAGTCGTTGTTCCCACCAAGTACCAGACCAAAAACCACACTCTTTACAAGGCGAGAGCCCTAAACTACTGTTTAGAGCCAGGTGTTGATATGTTGACTGACAACGACTGGATCGTTCATTTAGATGAAGAAACTCTACTCACTGAATCATCAGTAATTGGCATAGTGAACTTCATCAATGATGGAACATACAAGTTTGGGCAGGGGGTGATCACATACGCAAACGAGGAAATAGTAAGTTGGATTACAACCCTAGCTGATCTAGTCAGGGTAGGAATGGACTATGGAATGATCCGATTCTGCTTGAAATATCTCCACAAACCAGTATTCAGTTGGAAAGGAAGCTTTATTGTTTCTAATGCTGCTGCGGAAAAGCAGATCACCTATGATTTTGGAGTTGAGGGCAGCATTGCTGAGGATTGTTTCTTTGCTCTGACAGCTTGGAAGGAAGGCCATCAGTTTGGATTTGTTGAAGGGGAAATGTGGGAAAAGAGTACGTTCTCAGCAAAAGACTACATTTATCAGCGTAAACGATGGGTCCAGGGAATCTACAATGTGTTCTTTAGTTCACAGATCTCGTACAGATACAAGTATGGCATTACATTAATGCTGCTCTCATGGGTTTCGATGCCATTCACTGTACCGAATATCGTATTAGTGCCCCTTTTCCCGCTACCAATGTGGCGCAGTGTAAACATTCTGTGCGGGTTTATGGGAGCTACTATGTTATTCCTGTTTATATTCGGtgcaattaaatcattttctccAAGAAGAATGGGTTGgccaaaatatgtgtttttgtgcTTTTTACCAATTGTAATAGTGCCAGTATCCATGGTTCTTGAAACCACTGGGGTTGTATGGGCCCTTTGTACAGCCAAAATGACTTCATTCCACATTGTGAACAAGCAGACAACGCTGCCAAAGCAGATGACAGACCTGGAATCCACCGCTGGAACAGTGCAGCATGTGTGA
- the LOC128227410 gene encoding heat shock 70 kDa protein 12B-like, producing the protein MASRNDDFLLVAAIDFGTAYSGYAFSSRTDFKRDPLNVSANTWTGATLMSHKTTTCVLFDKKKQFKEFGFAAEDEYGNLAEENDEHRNYYFFRRFKMMLYNKMTLKRRFMLEDELGKKMPAMDVFSACIRYLREHLMKRVQQQLPDVKDDEIRWVLTVPAIWNDVSKQFMREAAEQAGMVGDSLIMALEPEAASLCCRYLPMNTLKGSSRFMPFSPETRYLVFDAGGGTVDITVHEVKASGSLKELYKANGGNWGGTYIDKAFHELLADIVGNDVMADFSENKMMDYIDLFREFEVKKRSFSNQMSEKITIKVPIALNEMFKEKTGKNIKDHVNSLPRYKDKLQWVGDKIRMEASIAKGLFNDACQSAAQHLKSLFSLPEVKSVDTVLMVGGFSESPILQDLIRKAVESLPGKMKLIVPKDPGLAVLKGAVIYGHDPSVIEERKCRYTYGVRTSYPFKKGVHPESKKVVSSNGEEFCGGMFDSHVKIGQEVVRGESQATRSYKPIKDTQTEIEFQFFASTDPEPTFTSDPNCTDIGKLTIDVPGSGLDRSVSIKMIFGDTEMHVEAVSKDEKSNKSSKAKAALHFLG; encoded by the exons atggCATCAAGAAATGATGATTTTTTGCTGGTTGCGGCCATTGACTTCGGGACAGCCTATTCAGGTTATGCCTTCTCTTCAAGAACAGACTTCAAAAGGGATCCTCTCAAT GTGTCGGCGAACACATGGACGGGGGCGACTCTCATGTCCCACAAAACGACCACGTGTGTGCTCTTCGACAAGAAGAAGCAGTTTAAGGAGTTTGGGTTCGCGGCGGAGGACGAGTACGGAAACCTTGCGGAGGAGAATGATGAACACAGGAATTACTACTTCTTCAGGCGCTTTAAGATGATGCTGTACAACAAAATG ACACTGAAGCGGCGATTCATGCTGGAAGACGAACTCGGAAAGAAGATGCCGGCCATGGACGTCTTCTCGGCCTGCATCCGCTACCTTCGCGAACACCTGATGAAGCGCGTGCAGCAGCAACTTCCGGATGTGAAGGACGATGAGATTCGCTGGGTGCTCACTGTCCCGGCCATCTGGAACGACGTCTCCAAACAGTTCATGAGGGAAGCCGCGGAGCAG GCGGGTATGGTCGGAGATAGCCTGATAATGGCCCTGGAACCGGAAGCCGCCTCTCTGTGCTGCCGCTACCTGCCCATGAACACCCTTAAAGGTTCAAGCCGGTTTATGCCCTTCAGCCCGGAAACCAGATACCTTGTATTTGACGCTGGTG GCGGTACGGTAGACATAACAGTACATGAGGTGAAGGCGAGCGGGTCTCTGAAGGAGCTGTACAAGGCGAACGGGGGCAACTGGGGAGGCACATACATCGACAAGGCCTTCCA TGAGCTGCTCGCTGACATTGTCGGTAACGACGTGATGGCCGACTTCTCCGAGAATAAGATGATGGATTACATCGACCTGTTCCGCGAGTTCGAGGTTAAGAAGAGAAGCTTCAGCAACCAGATGTCAGAGAAAATTACAATCAAGGTCCCCATTGCGCTCAACGAAATGTTTAAAGAGAAAACAGGGAAGAATATCAAAGATCATGTAAACAGTTTGCCGCGCTACAAGGACAAACTGCAATGGGTTGGGGATAAAATAAGAATGGAGGCGAGCATTGCAAAGGGGCTTTTCAACGACGCATGCCAGTCAGCAGCGCAGCATCTCAAATCACTCTTCTCGCTGCCGGAAGTGAAAAGCGTCGACACAGTTCTAATGGTCGGCGGTTTCTCTGAGTCGCCAATCCTGCAAGACCTTATACGGAAAGCTGTTGAAAGTTTGCCTGGTAAAATGAAGCTGATTGTTCCAAAGGATCCCGGACTGGCGGTACTGAAAGGCGCCGTCATATATGGCCACGATCCTTCTGTTATTGAGGAGCGGAAATGCAGGTACACATACGGCGTCCGTACTTCTTATCCTTTCAAAAAGGGCGTGCATCCGGAATCAAAGAAAGTCGTCAGCAGCAATGGCGAAGAATTTTGCGGGGGAATGTTTGATAGTCATGTGAAAATCGGCCAAGAGGTCGTCCGCGGGGAGAGTCAAGCAACTCGCTCGTACAAGCCAATAAAGGATACACAAACTGAAATTGAATTCCAGTTTTTCGCCTCAACGGATCCGGAACCGACGTTCACTAGCGATCCCAACTGTACGGATATTGGAAAGCTTACTATTGATGTGCCCGGGTCGGGTCTCGACCGCTCAGTCAGCATCAAAATGATCTTCGGAGACACAGAGATGCATGTTGAAGCTGTCTCTAAGGATGagaaatcaaacaaatcaagcaaAGCAAAGGCGGCTTTGCATTTCCTCGGCTAA
- the LOC128227411 gene encoding heat shock 70 kDa protein 12A-like, producing the protein MSLNEDYLLVAAIDFGTAFSGYAFSTRDDFTKDPLKIQSNVWGAGNLMSQKTSTCVLFDGNKKFHSFGFDAEDNYSGLALDNKHHGYYFFKQFKMMLFDKMTLKRRFMLEDAMGKKMPAMDVFSACIRYLKDHMLTKCQQQLPDTSEDDIRWVLTVPAIWNDTSKQFMREAAQKAGIPDHCLLIALEPEAASLCCRHLPMNTFQGISKGFVPFAPRSKYLVFDAGGGTVDITVHEVQDNNSLRELFKANGGNWGGTYIEKAFRNMLAEIVGNDVMDNFQATNMMDFIDLLREFEVKKRNFNSTMSQKITFKVPIALNVDFKAKHGKDIKDHIATKSQYKENVSWVSDKLRLASETAKGLFHDACYSAAKHLKSLFDEGQVKDVPMILMVGGFSESAMLQDIIKEFLPNKKIIIPADAGLAVLKGAVIFGHDPSVIQVRRCRYTYGVRSSKPFKEGVHPESKKFIDDDGDVLCSDMFDKHVETGQPVEYGKSQVAESYCPTSKAATRMTFEVFASSERDPTFVTEPSCKKLGSLQVDIAGSGTNRSVTVEMSFSGTELHVQAHETRTPDRRTTAKFDFLG; encoded by the exons ATGAGTTTAAATGAGGATTATTTGCTCGTGGCGGCGATCGACTTCGGTACCGCCTTCTCCGGGTACGCATTCTCTACACGGGATGACTTCACCAAGGATCCACTCAAG ATTCAATCCAATGTATGGGGTGCGGGAAACCTGATGTCACAGAAGACCTCCACGTGTGTGCTGTTCGACGGGAATAAAAAGTTCCATTCGTTCGGGTTCGATGCGGAGGATAATTACTCCGGTCTCGCCCTCGACAATAAACACCATGGATACTACTTCTTCAAGCAGttcaaaatgatgttgtttGATAAAATG ACGTTAAAGAGGCGGTTCATGCTCGAGGACGCCATGGGGAAGAAAATGCCGGCCATGGACGTTTTCTCCGCATGCATCCGCTACTTAAAGGACCACATGTTGACGAAGTGCCAACAGCAACTACCTGACACTTCCGAGGACGACATCCGCTGGGTGCTCACTGTCCCTGCCATCTGGAACGACACATCCAAACAGTTCATGAGAGAAGCTGCTCAAAAG GCTGGGATACCAGATCATTGTCTGTTGATCGCACTGGAGCCAGAGGCCGCCTCCCTGTGCTGCCGCCATCTTCCAATGAACACATTCCAAGGCATCAGCAAGGGTTTTGTTCCCTTTGCACCGAGATCCAAGTACCTTGTGTTTGATGCTGGAG GTGGCACTGTGGACATTACCGTCCACGAGGTACAAGACAACAACTCCCTGAGAGAACTCTTCAAGGCGAACGGGGGAAACTGGGGAGGCACATACATCGAAAAAGCCTTCAG AAATATGCTGGCGGAAATCGTTGGGAACGACGTGATGGATAACTTTCAAGCAACAAATATGATGGATTTCATAGATCTTCTGAGAGAATTCGAGGTCAAAAAGAGAAATTTCAACAGCACAATGTCACAAAAGATTACTTTTAAGGTCCCGATCGCTCTCAATGTTGACTTCAAGGCTAAGCATGGAAAAGATATCAAAGATCACATTGCTACCAAGTCTCAGTACAAAGAGAATGTAAGCTGGGTTAGTGACAAGTTAAGGCTTGCATCAGAGACCGCCAAAGGTTTATTTCACGACGCTTGCTACAGTGCCGCCAAGCATTTGAAGTCCTTATTTGACGAGGGCCAGGTCAAGGACGTGCCAATGATACTGATGGTCGGCGGATTTTCAGAGTCCGCTATGCTACAAGATATAATAAAAGAGTTTCTTCCAAATAAGAAGATCATCATTCCAGCTGACGCTGGACTTGCAGTACTGAAAGGCGCCGTCATCTTTGGCCACGATCCATCAGTCATTCAGGTACGTCGATGCCGCTACACATACGGCGTTAGATCTTCAAAACCTTTCAAAGAGGGTGTCCATCCAGAATCCAAGAAATTTATAGACGACGACGGAGATGTCCTTTGCAGTGACATGTTCGACAAGCACGTAGAAACTGGGCAACCGGTCGAATATGGTAAGAGCCAAGTAGCCGAAAGCTATTGTCCAACGAGTAAAGCCGCGACTAGGATGACGTTTGAAGTGTTTGCATCAAGCGAACGCGACCCGACGTTTGTCACCGAGCCGTCTTGCAAAAAATTGGGAAGTCTGCAAGTCGATATTGCAGGAAGCGGGACAAACCGCTCGGTGACCGTTGAGATGTCGTTTAGCGGGACGGAACTTCACGTTCAAGCTCATGAGACAAGAACACCGGATCGCCGTACAACAGCCAAATTTGATTTCCTCggttga
- the LOC128229163 gene encoding uncharacterized protein LOC128229163, which translates to MDFNRWFWINLLTVFGSLIASGFSESVWPSEYDSDHSEPDLLQKYNNDNTWDTPNTGENYPSLLSLLKRGGMGVPLEDEYQRFPRIKDRVIIPFFSYGSNLGYGRPRISAAYRPQVQIGYSPWNVGAMRSSNRFLSRAAGPYSSY; encoded by the exons ATGGATTTCAACAGATGGTTTTGGATTAACCTTCTGACTGTGTTCGGCAGTCTTATAGCGAGTG GTTTTTCGGAGAGTGTATGGCCTTCAGAGTACGATTCGGATCATTCGGAACCCGACCTACTGCAAAAGTACAACAATGATAATACCTGGGATACACCAAACACAGGAGAGAACTACCCGTCATTGCTTTCACTGCTAAAACGGGGAGGAATGGGAGTACCACTGGAAGATGAATATCAGCGATTTCCAAGAATAAAGGACAGGGTCATTATCCCATTCTTTTCTTATGGTAGTAACCTTGGCTACGGAAGGCCGCGTATATCAGCGGCATATCGTCCACAAGTACAGATTGGCTACAGTCCCTGGAATGTAGGAGCAATGCGTTCATCAAACCGGTTTCTGTCCAGAGCTGCTGGACCCTATTCGTCATACTAA